In Nitratiruptor sp. YY09-18, a single window of DNA contains:
- a CDS encoding Hpt domain-containing protein codes for MILYDAHKKLIAISDQTLEMLGFTSLEEFKKEVYDVAQLFLRKPGYIHEFRSFHWIDYILTNNTVNHRALIQVKDGRVLEIFVKVNQLNNISQPFNYYLVTFELNAYDECTIDHISQEQTQTTEQPKASQATASQTLATTITITAKEVEKPAIDFIAQELNLGEDIVEDFIKEYINHALEQFDEIQDAVAKKDRQRLYNIIHTLKGVAANLRLKPAFEILAKATKESSLDELLDITKEYYAYMLGLAKIFGVEAPDELQLTSTQKAPAAQPSQESTATAEEQNIQELPKVAAKELGLSMDEYQEYLKELINEIKLNLAYNNYNELHKLASFARNLYLQECAKYLDQVSINQNPELVKKCINDLEQLKKEPNPFIVTPQDLEDSLQLIQIEKDDFVDIVEDLVIELKTLNSIKMRKEKFLKKAKQLKSIAESLRLSNLVLLLNNIISNYPMDKFLSKQLEEAIESLEASIRQIK; via the coding sequence TTGATTTTATATGATGCCCACAAAAAACTCATTGCTATAAGTGACCAAACATTAGAGATGCTAGGCTTTACTAGCCTTGAGGAGTTCAAAAAAGAGGTTTATGATGTTGCACAACTCTTTTTGCGCAAACCTGGCTATATCCACGAATTTCGCAGTTTTCACTGGATCGACTATATTCTCACAAACAATACCGTCAACCACAGAGCGCTCATCCAGGTAAAGGATGGAAGAGTCTTAGAGATTTTTGTCAAAGTTAACCAACTTAATAATATTTCACAACCATTTAACTACTATCTCGTTACCTTTGAACTCAATGCATATGATGAATGCACTATTGATCATATCAGCCAAGAACAAACTCAAACCACAGAGCAACCAAAAGCAAGCCAAGCCACAGCTTCTCAAACTTTAGCTACCACAATCACCATTACAGCCAAAGAGGTAGAGAAACCTGCTATCGATTTCATTGCTCAAGAGCTCAATCTTGGTGAAGATATTGTAGAAGACTTCATCAAAGAGTATATCAATCACGCTCTCGAGCAATTTGATGAAATTCAAGATGCTGTAGCAAAAAAAGATAGGCAAAGACTCTACAACATCATCCATACCCTCAAAGGTGTAGCAGCCAATCTACGCCTCAAGCCAGCATTTGAGATATTGGCAAAGGCTACAAAAGAGAGCTCCCTCGATGAACTTTTAGACATCACAAAAGAATACTATGCCTATATGTTAGGTTTGGCCAAAATATTTGGAGTTGAAGCTCCAGATGAGCTGCAATTAACCTCTACACAAAAGGCTCCTGCTGCACAACCTTCTCAAGAGAGTACAGCCACAGCAGAAGAACAGAACATCCAAGAACTTCCCAAAGTTGCTGCCAAAGAGCTTGGTCTCTCGATGGACGAGTATCAAGAGTATCTCAAAGAGCTTATCAATGAAATAAAACTCAATCTTGCATACAATAACTACAATGAGCTCCATAAGCTCGCTTCATTCGCACGCAATCTCTACCTCCAAGAGTGTGCGAAATATCTTGATCAAGTGAGCATCAATCAAAATCCTGAGCTTGTAAAAAAATGTATCAACGATTTAGAGCAGCTCAAAAAAGAGCCAAATCCATTCATTGTTACACCGCAAGATCTTGAAGACTCGCTCCAGCTCATTCAAATTGAAAAAGATGATTTTGTAGATATTGTTGAAGATCTTGTAATAGAACTCAAAACACTCAACAGTATTAAGATGCGCAAAGAGAAATTCTTAAAAAAAGCAAAACAGCTTAAAAGTATTGCAGAGAGCTTGAGGCTTAGCAATCTTGTATTGCTTCTTAACAATATCATCTCAAACTATCCTATGGATAAGTTTTTATCCAAACAGCTTGAAGAAGCAATAGAATCTCTTGAAGCAAGTATTCGGCAAATCAAATAG
- the uvrC gene encoding excinuclease ABC subunit UvrC — MDLVSKVKNLPDSPGVYQYFDQHGRLLYVGKAKSLKKRVKSYFRMQPFTPAPNLSPRIFKMISETASMEYIVVESENDALILENSLIKQLKPKYNILLRDDKTYPYIYIDLAQEFPRPKITRKVLPGKKIKYFGPFPSAAKDILDSIYEIFPLVQKDSCIKGKKACLFYQLQKCLAPCEGRVSQEEYTKILKEAIEHIHNKKLLLQKLQERMVSLSGQLRFEEAAQVRDRIERIKNIEISSGIDLAKMENLDIYAIATSQDKAAIVRMFMREGKVIASSSNIIRFDPQRGFDIDEAYKRVLLEFYTHETPLTSKTILIAHPFSEQEQLQKYLSDKFGKKVAILHPQRGEKRRLIELALLNAKEILHKQRNEPSIEEEIQKLFSLHNRPYRIEIFDNSHLQGREPVGAMVVYEDGKFDKKSYRHYNLTNKDEYHQMKEMLTRRAQSFAKNPPPDLWIIDGGETLRALAQDIAQSFGVTLDVIAIAKEKIDAKAHRAKGKAKDILYGESGKIELLPSDKRLQFIQKLRDEAHRFAIEYHRKQRAKHLKTLELFKIKGIAEAKVQKLLNYFGTFENIKNASIEEIAAVLNEKDAKKIKKAIN; from the coding sequence ATGGATCTAGTAAGTAAAGTCAAAAATCTTCCTGATTCTCCTGGCGTCTATCAATACTTCGATCAGCATGGAAGACTTTTGTATGTTGGAAAAGCAAAAAGCCTCAAAAAGCGGGTCAAGAGCTATTTCCGGATGCAGCCATTTACTCCAGCACCTAATCTCTCACCACGCATTTTCAAAATGATTAGCGAGACTGCCTCAATGGAGTATATTGTCGTAGAGAGCGAGAATGATGCTCTCATCTTAGAAAACTCTCTTATAAAACAACTTAAACCAAAATATAATATTCTCTTGCGTGATGACAAAACCTATCCCTATATATATATTGATCTTGCGCAAGAGTTCCCTCGCCCAAAAATTACGCGAAAAGTCCTTCCAGGTAAAAAAATCAAATACTTTGGCCCCTTTCCAAGTGCTGCGAAAGATATACTAGACTCTATTTATGAAATATTTCCTCTTGTGCAAAAAGATAGCTGCATTAAAGGTAAAAAAGCATGCCTCTTTTATCAATTGCAAAAGTGCCTTGCCCCATGTGAAGGGCGTGTGAGCCAAGAGGAGTATACAAAAATTCTCAAAGAAGCAATTGAACATATTCACAATAAAAAACTGCTTTTACAAAAGCTGCAAGAGAGGATGGTTAGCCTCTCTGGACAGCTGCGATTTGAAGAGGCTGCACAGGTGCGTGATCGGATTGAGCGCATCAAAAATATAGAAATTTCAAGTGGTATAGATCTAGCCAAAATGGAAAATCTCGACATCTATGCAATTGCTACTTCACAAGATAAAGCCGCAATTGTACGTATGTTTATGCGTGAGGGCAAAGTGATAGCAAGTAGCTCAAATATTATTCGTTTCGATCCACAGAGGGGATTTGATATCGATGAAGCTTATAAGAGGGTATTGCTCGAGTTTTACACTCACGAAACACCTCTTACTTCCAAAACGATTCTCATAGCACACCCCTTTAGTGAACAAGAGCAGCTTCAAAAGTATTTAAGCGACAAATTTGGCAAAAAGGTGGCTATCCTTCATCCACAAAGAGGTGAAAAGAGGCGTCTTATTGAGTTGGCACTGCTCAATGCCAAAGAGATACTTCATAAGCAAAGAAACGAACCATCTATCGAAGAGGAGATTCAAAAGCTCTTCTCTTTGCACAACAGACCTTACCGTATAGAGATATTTGACAACTCCCATCTTCAAGGAAGAGAGCCTGTGGGTGCGATGGTAGTCTACGAAGATGGAAAATTTGATAAAAAGAGCTATCGCCACTACAATCTCACAAACAAAGATGAGTATCATCAAATGAAGGAGATGCTCACTAGACGTGCTCAAAGTTTTGCCAAAAATCCTCCTCCCGATCTTTGGATCATCGATGGTGGAGAGACTCTTAGAGCTCTTGCACAAGATATTGCTCAAAGTTTTGGCGTCACACTCGATGTCATTGCAATTGCAAAAGAGAAAATCGACGCAAAAGCTCATCGCGCCAAAGGAAAAGCCAAAGACATCCTCTATGGAGAAAGTGGTAAAATCGAGCTGCTACCAAGTGATAAACGCTTGCAATTTATACAAAAGCTGCGAGATGAAGCACACAGATTTGCAATAGAATACCATCGCAAACAAAGAGCTAAACATCTCAAAACCCTAGAACTTTTTAAAATCAAAGGAATAGCAGAGGCTAAAGTGCAAAAACTGCTCAACTATTTTGGAACTTTTGAAAATATTAAAAATGCATCAATTGAAGAAATTGCTGCAGTTTTGAACGAAAAAGATGCAAAAAAAATAAAAAAAGCAATCAATTAA
- the nadB gene encoding L-aspartate oxidase, with protein sequence MKIYDYIIVGAGVAGLYGALNIPKDKSVLILAKDPLWECNTFYAQGGIATATDEEDIPSHMQDTLAAGAGLCDEKAVEILSRNSISVIEDLITRGFAFDKDKNGNLLFTKEAAHSKPRILHAGGDATGRELHRFLLQQTRAQVLEGVIVVDLLIEDDYIHGVTVRQGKKQFNLYAKNVILASGGIGSLYAYHTNSKKISADLQGLAKLKGLKLQDMEFTQFHPTVFIYNTRARKLLLTEALRGEGATIVDENGKRFLYDYDERGELAPRDIVSRAIYKYKQLGHEVYLDFSVFDEDFFKKRFPTIYRNFRNLGFNVPQERVPISPAFHFIMGGIKTDTWGKVEGMQNLYAVGEVACTGVHGANRLASNSLLEGLVFSRRAVEDSLMQESSFTPKEFKAKEFALIKSNDSEYKGLLRQTMWEKVGIVRHPKELENALEIVIDMQKKDIGYLLQLRIATAKTIIEAAIARKESVGAHYIEK encoded by the coding sequence GTGAAAATTTATGACTATATAATTGTGGGAGCGGGTGTTGCAGGGCTCTATGGAGCGCTCAATATCCCCAAAGACAAATCTGTCCTTATACTTGCAAAAGATCCTCTTTGGGAGTGCAATACATTCTATGCCCAAGGTGGGATTGCAACAGCTACAGATGAAGAAGATATACCTTCTCATATGCAAGATACTCTGGCTGCTGGTGCAGGACTGTGTGATGAAAAAGCTGTAGAGATTCTCTCACGCAACTCCATAAGTGTCATAGAAGATCTCATTACTCGCGGTTTTGCATTTGACAAAGATAAAAATGGCAATCTCTTGTTTACCAAAGAGGCAGCACATTCAAAGCCTAGAATTTTGCATGCTGGAGGAGATGCTACCGGAAGAGAGCTTCATAGATTTTTACTGCAGCAAACTAGGGCACAAGTTCTTGAGGGTGTCATTGTCGTAGATCTTTTGATTGAAGATGATTATATTCATGGTGTCACAGTACGCCAGGGTAAGAAACAGTTCAATCTCTATGCAAAAAATGTGATTTTGGCTAGTGGGGGTATAGGCTCACTCTATGCATATCATACCAACTCCAAAAAAATAAGCGCAGATCTTCAAGGGCTTGCAAAACTCAAAGGACTCAAACTCCAAGATATGGAGTTTACGCAGTTTCATCCAACAGTCTTTATCTACAATACTCGCGCGAGGAAGCTGCTTTTGACTGAGGCTCTTAGAGGTGAGGGTGCAACAATTGTAGATGAGAATGGCAAGAGATTTTTATATGATTATGATGAGAGGGGAGAGCTTGCCCCCCGCGATATTGTGAGTCGCGCGATCTATAAGTATAAGCAGCTAGGACACGAAGTTTATCTCGATTTTAGTGTCTTTGATGAAGATTTTTTCAAAAAACGTTTTCCAACAATCTATCGCAATTTTCGCAATCTTGGCTTCAATGTACCCCAAGAGCGAGTCCCAATCTCTCCAGCTTTTCACTTTATCATGGGTGGTATCAAAACTGATACGTGGGGCAAAGTTGAAGGGATGCAAAACCTCTATGCTGTCGGTGAGGTTGCATGCACAGGAGTCCATGGTGCAAATAGGCTTGCTAGCAATTCACTCTTAGAGGGGCTTGTCTTTTCTAGACGAGCAGTAGAGGACTCATTGATGCAAGAGAGCTCTTTTACTCCCAAAGAGTTCAAAGCCAAAGAGTTTGCTCTCATAAAGAGCAATGATAGTGAATACAAAGGGCTTTTGCGCCAAACAATGTGGGAGAAGGTAGGAATCGTCCGCCATCCAAAAGAGCTAGAAAATGCCCTAGAAATTGTAATTGACATGCAAAAGAAAGATATCGGATATCTATTGCAATTAAGAATTGCAACTGCTAAGACGATAATAGAAGCAGCGATTGCACGCAAAGAGAGTGTGGGCGCACACTATATAGAAAAGTAA
- the nhaD gene encoding sodium:proton antiporter NhaD, giving the protein MHGLDLTHTWVGYLNLIIFIVGYYFIAAEEKFHMNKAKPALLIGTLMFMLLGIYFTMNHLDPNPLHHEMERLILEIAEIFFFLFVAMTFIETLIERKVFDVLKYKLTSKGYSYKKLFWITGTLAFWISPVADNLTTALILSTVLYTIDKTKTQFLVPGAINIVVAANAGGAWSPFGDITTLMAWTAGKGEFVDFLYLFVPSFAGWFLTAWLLSFFVPKGEPHFDANLPKAELKPGAKVVIWLGAFTIFIAVMGHQFFHFPAMWGMMFGLALLKMYSYLHKRKNQHDHFDVYVNMKNVENDTLLFFFGILSAVGALHFMGYLEYIVKLYDHIGPTAGNIGVGFISAIVDNVPVMSAILKANPPMGIDQWLLVTMTAGIGGSLISFGSAAGVGVMGRMRGVYTFGAHMKYAWTVLAGYILSVILWYIQFEILGLY; this is encoded by the coding sequence ATGCATGGGCTAGATTTGACTCATACATGGGTGGGGTATCTTAACCTCATAATATTTATCGTAGGCTACTATTTCATAGCGGCTGAAGAGAAGTTTCATATGAACAAAGCCAAGCCGGCTCTGCTTATTGGTACTTTGATGTTTATGCTGCTTGGTATCTATTTTACTATGAACCATCTCGATCCAAATCCTCTTCACCATGAGATGGAGCGTCTTATCCTTGAGATTGCTGAGATATTCTTCTTTCTTTTTGTCGCTATGACTTTCATTGAGACACTCATTGAGAGAAAAGTCTTTGATGTTTTAAAATATAAGCTTACTTCCAAAGGCTATAGTTACAAAAAGCTTTTTTGGATTACAGGTACTCTTGCATTTTGGATCTCTCCGGTTGCTGACAACCTCACTACTGCTTTGATACTCTCAACTGTTCTTTATACAATTGACAAGACAAAAACACAATTTTTGGTTCCAGGGGCTATCAATATTGTCGTAGCAGCAAATGCTGGGGGTGCTTGGAGCCCATTTGGTGATATTACGACACTTATGGCGTGGACAGCTGGCAAAGGTGAATTTGTCGATTTTCTCTATCTCTTTGTTCCAAGTTTTGCGGGTTGGTTCCTCACTGCTTGGCTTTTGTCGTTTTTCGTGCCAAAAGGTGAGCCACACTTTGATGCTAACCTACCAAAGGCTGAGCTCAAACCTGGAGCAAAAGTTGTTATCTGGCTTGGAGCCTTTACAATCTTCATAGCGGTCATGGGCCATCAATTTTTCCATTTTCCAGCGATGTGGGGTATGATGTTTGGTCTAGCTTTACTAAAGATGTATTCGTATCTACACAAAAGAAAAAATCAGCATGATCATTTTGATGTCTATGTGAATATGAAAAATGTGGAGAATGACACTTTGCTATTCTTCTTTGGTATTTTGAGTGCAGTGGGTGCGCTCCACTTCATGGGATATCTTGAGTATATTGTCAAACTCTATGATCATATTGGTCCAACAGCTGGAAATATCGGTGTAGGATTTATTTCTGCAATTGTAGACAATGTACCTGTTATGAGTGCAATCTTAAAAGCAAATCCTCCAATGGGTATCGATCAGTGGCTTTTGGTGACTATGACTGCAGGTATTGGAGGGAGTCTTATTAGTTTTGGGAGTGCAGCAGGTGTGGGTGTCATGGGAAGAATGAGAGGAGTCTATACTTTTGGTGCCCATATGAAATATGCTTGGACAGTATTGGCTGGTTATATTCTCTCTGTAATATTATGGTATATTCAATTTGAAATATTGGGACTCTATTAA
- the guaA gene encoding glutamine-hydrolyzing GMP synthase produces the protein MKQVPIVILDFGSQYTQLIARRLREVGVYCEIYPYFEDIEKIKEKSPQGIIFSGGPASVYEPDAPRVDKTIYELGLPILGICYGMQLITVDFGGEVVRALEHEYGKAKLYFDPVHGHVSPLFAGTKDGQIVWMSHGDKVEELPDGFVRIAHTDNSPYAAIANEKKNIYALQFHPEVSHSEEGQKILENFARRICKIESKWDMGHFAKEQIEKIRKQVGNDKVLCALSGGVDSSVVTALLYEAIGDQLIPVFVDNGLLREGEREKVEHVFKNMLKVPLVVIDGEERFLDALKGVTDPEEKRKIIGHTFIELFEEEAKKHKDVKYLAQGTLYPDVIESVSVKGPSETIKSHHNVGGLPEWMQFELIEPLRELFKDEVRKLGLELGLPREMVYRHPFPGPGLAIRILGEVTPEALELVRKADTILLEEIKAHGLYEKLWQSFAVLLNVKSVGVMGDKRTYENTVALRIVESSDGMTATFAHISHDLLELISNRIINEVDGINRVVYDITSKPPGTIEWE, from the coding sequence ATGAAGCAAGTTCCTATCGTGATTTTAGATTTTGGTTCGCAATACACCCAACTTATTGCTAGGAGATTACGCGAAGTCGGTGTCTATTGTGAGATTTATCCCTACTTTGAAGATATTGAAAAGATCAAAGAGAAGTCTCCACAAGGAATAATCTTTAGCGGTGGGCCTGCAAGCGTCTATGAACCAGACGCTCCAAGAGTAGACAAGACTATTTATGAACTTGGCCTTCCTATACTTGGTATCTGCTATGGTATGCAGCTCATTACTGTCGATTTTGGTGGAGAGGTTGTGAGAGCTTTGGAGCATGAGTATGGCAAAGCAAAGCTCTATTTTGATCCAGTGCATGGGCATGTCTCACCACTCTTTGCAGGTACAAAAGATGGTCAAATTGTCTGGATGAGTCACGGTGATAAGGTAGAAGAGCTACCAGATGGTTTTGTTCGCATAGCCCATACCGACAATTCACCCTATGCAGCTATTGCAAATGAAAAGAAAAATATCTATGCTTTACAGTTTCATCCGGAGGTATCGCATTCTGAAGAGGGGCAAAAGATTTTAGAAAATTTTGCCCGTCGTATCTGTAAGATAGAGTCAAAATGGGATATGGGGCATTTTGCCAAAGAACAAATCGAAAAGATTCGCAAGCAAGTTGGTAATGATAAAGTCCTGTGCGCTCTTAGTGGAGGTGTGGATAGTTCTGTAGTAACAGCACTTTTGTATGAAGCAATAGGTGATCAGCTCATCCCTGTTTTTGTTGATAATGGATTATTACGAGAGGGAGAGCGAGAGAAGGTAGAGCATGTATTTAAAAATATGCTCAAAGTTCCGCTTGTAGTTATTGATGGAGAGGAGAGATTCTTAGATGCACTCAAAGGTGTAACCGATCCAGAGGAAAAGCGTAAAATCATTGGTCATACATTTATCGAACTCTTTGAAGAAGAGGCTAAAAAGCATAAAGATGTGAAATATCTCGCTCAAGGGACGCTCTATCCAGATGTGATCGAATCAGTTTCTGTAAAAGGGCCAAGTGAGACAATAAAATCGCACCACAATGTGGGAGGATTGCCAGAGTGGATGCAGTTTGAGCTTATTGAGCCACTCCGTGAGCTTTTCAAAGATGAGGTAAGAAAGCTTGGACTTGAACTTGGCCTTCCTCGTGAGATGGTCTATCGCCACCCATTCCCAGGACCTGGTCTTGCTATTAGAATATTGGGTGAGGTGACACCAGAGGCTTTAGAGCTTGTGCGCAAAGCTGATACAATCCTTCTTGAAGAGATTAAAGCCCATGGATTGTATGAAAAACTTTGGCAAAGCTTTGCGGTACTACTCAATGTTAAAAGTGTTGGCGTTATGGGTGATAAGCGAACTTATGAAAATACCGTGGCATTGCGTATTGTAGAGAGTAGCGATGGTATGACTGCTACGTTTGCCCATATTTCACATGATTTGCTTGAGCTTATTAGTAACCGTATCATCAATGAAGTTGATGGTATCAACCGCGTAGTCTATGATATTACATCCAAACCACCAGGAACAATTGAATGGGAATAA
- a CDS encoding uroporphyrinogen-III synthase: protein MDNIYILSQSNVEGAKRLPLIRQKFFSPSISLDKYDYLIFTSKNSVKALEQIDPSWKKIPAFAIGKATAKMIENFGGKVINSDYAFYGQDFAMQIEQYTKEGRRLLFPRAKVVVTPLGEILRKRGMEVDEVIVYETLCSECKELEPPPKDAHIIFSSPSTIQCFFRCFSWDPSYKAYAIGKKSAQVLPKDVPYTLFEGKSLQEIIDCIRKNKV, encoded by the coding sequence GTGGATAATATCTATATCTTATCCCAAAGCAATGTAGAGGGAGCCAAAAGGCTTCCTTTGATCCGGCAAAAATTTTTTTCTCCTTCAATTTCCCTCGATAAATATGATTACCTCATTTTTACTTCCAAAAATAGCGTCAAAGCATTAGAGCAAATCGATCCATCATGGAAAAAGATTCCAGCTTTTGCTATTGGCAAAGCGACAGCCAAAATGATAGAAAATTTTGGTGGAAAAGTTATCAATAGCGATTATGCCTTCTATGGACAAGATTTTGCTATGCAAATAGAGCAATACACGAAAGAGGGGAGAAGGCTACTTTTCCCAAGAGCCAAAGTGGTAGTAACTCCACTTGGTGAGATTTTACGCAAACGCGGAATGGAGGTGGATGAGGTAATTGTCTATGAAACACTCTGTAGTGAATGCAAAGAGCTTGAACCTCCTCCAAAGGATGCACATATCATCTTCTCTTCCCCCTCTACTATCCAATGTTTTTTTCGCTGTTTTAGCTGGGATCCAAGCTACAAAGCGTATGCAATAGGTAAAAAAAGCGCCCAAGTTCTTCCTAAAGATGTTCCCTATACCCTCTTTGAGGGGAAGAGTTTGCAAGAAATCATCGATTGCATAAGAAAGAATAAGGTTTAG